The DNA region TGATGCTGACAGTTCATATGGACGTTTCTTTGCAGAGAGACCTCTCGAAGGCTTCTAAATCGAATGTGAAGTCCGGACTGCTGAACTCCACCGTCAGTCAGCAGTGAAGAGTCAAAGCTCCGGTGCCCGAGGTCTTCCAGCTCAGCGGTAGTTAGATATTGGACAAGAGGGAACTTTTAATGTAAACTTcttacaaaaaatgtaaatattttaatcTGTGTGAACATTTTAAGTCTATCGATCCTGTATTTGTAAGACTTTATTTCAGGATTACTGCTGGAGCAGTTTTctctactgtatgtattttctgatatttgtaGCAAGGTTGTTGTGgctttttatttgacatttttcttttgggggTACAGCCTTGTAAATGAAACGTTATTAACCATATCTAGAGCACTACGTTGTTTTTAGTACTGTCGCAGTTAGCCAGTGTACCATGATTTTCTTCCTCCAGCTGGAATGACAGCTAAGTTTGCTTTTTTATCGCGCTGTAAATAAACGTTTTAAAAAAACGTTCATCCTTACTAAGTCTACCTATTTGTTATCTTGTGTCATTCTTAATTATacctgatgttttctttttagctcCTGTGCTTGAGTTGTTTGTCCACTGAGTCCAAGTCAGAAAGCAGTATCAGTGTCTTACATTCtgaccacatactgtatctttagATTTCACACATTGTAGATGTGAAAATAATTCTCTATGCAAACTAGAAATGAGAAGATGTTCTGTTTAAGCTACGTGTGTCATGAGTTCTTCGAGTGCCCTCTCACGGTGATTTTCATGAACAAGCAGCACTTCTTTGATTGCACTTTGCTTGAAGCCCATCTCATTAAACTGAGTCAGAAGGCGCAGGAACTCCGCAGCCTGAAATAGAATTTAAAGTAGGTTATAATGATATGGTAGGGCTGTGGTGATGCTTTTTGTAAACTAAACAGTGACAAGAAGAAATCACCTTGCTCTCGCAGTTCTGAAACATCTCCAAGGCCTCCTCCACCTGTGCTTCATCATAACCCAGCTCACACAGACGGTCACTGGCCACCAGGTATTTTAGGATCTGGATAACGTGACAAATAATTATGAGAATGACATGCTGGGTGTTGATAAAAGCACAAATAACGTTAGAGTTGTAGGTAAACTTAAAGAAATGTCTTCATACCACGTAAGTTTATGTTCAAAGTGTTTCTAATTATGCTCAAATACTGGTGCTTGACAGATCCTTAATATGTTATAATTGCATAAATAAGACTTGGTGAGTGAGGATCCATTTTGTTGGAGTATTTCCTGCCAAGTGGCCAGTAATCAGTAAGGACCCCCTCACACTGTCAATTTGACCTGAAGCatttattaaatacaaaaaatgcaGGTTGGGTGGCTTATTGTGATGTGTGAGTTTTCATTTTACTATTGGCTATCAAGCCTGTAGTTACTGAAAACAATgcctttatttatgtattatcaGAGTTTATAAACCATTAAAGACACATTGATTAACAACTTCTAAACCCAAAGTGGTCCCTACCTTCTCTGGGCTGTGATAGCCAGTCTTCTGCAGAGCCAGAATAGCTGTGCGTAAAGGGTAGCCCCTCTCTGTGATGGTTTCAAGTAGCTCCCTCTCTTCCTGGCTGAGTGCTGACAGCAACTCTGCTGCTGAATCAAAGAAAACCCCACGAGAGCCACCGGTCCTCAGGGCCTGATGACAAGGGAAGAACAGACAAAGtacaaaagagataaaaaaaaaagttgtataaatgTTGTTCTCAGAGATGctgacaggaaaaagaaaaccaaccTTCTGACTGCGGTTTTTGACAACAGGCCCTGCAGAGGAGggtcgctgctgctgctgcctgcatgGAGAGGGGCGAGCAGGTGGTGTGTTTTGGGAGTACTTTCTGCCCACACAGCCCAGTGAACGCTGcctctttttgttgttcttctgcCCCTGAGGGAGGGGGCTGGCCTGCTGtgccctctgctgctccagTGCTCGCAGAGGTTGTCTGCAGTCTTGGAGAGAAGGTAAAGAGCCTCTGTGGCCTCTGAGGCTCCGAGGTGAGTCAGGCTTACAGTGGTGAGCAGAAGGACCGAGGTGCATGTCTTTGACTCTGGAGATTGGGTCTTTGGGTGCGGCGCTCCGGGGCCGGGACTCTCTGCTCTTGGTGGGGTGACGGGTATCTTCAGTGGAGGAGCCTTCATTATCCTCAAAGTAGCCGTCTTCATCCTCTGAGTCAGATATGTGGAACTTGACAGTGCGATGGTGCAGCCAGCGAGTGTCTGCAGAGTTCAGGCTGTGACTGCGGGGCCGAGGGCTCGAGGCCCATGAGTCGCTGCTCCTGCGAATGGCCCTGCGACTCGCCTGAGGGCTGCTGAACATCATCCAGTAGGGGGGGCAGGATGGTGCCTGACGGGCCGGCTGCTTCCCAGGTGAAATCCATTTCTCCAGGTTGAAGCCATACTGcagtaacaacaaacaaaaggaagatTTTCAGAAACTGACCTTTTACTCAGCAGACACGTGTtactaacaacattaacaatggctcccCTATATTAAattgtcccagtaagccatgactgTGGGCCAgtatgcacaataccaggaccctgacaCTGACGCAGatgctaaatggaattcagccattattcattttattattcacacctgTGACCTGTATCCTACGGTCATGTGTACGAGGGTAATATCAATAATTCAATGCAAGAGTTTAtcacaaaaggaaacaaaaaaacaagtaaacatgGCCCTAAAAATGCATCTTGACAATCCGTCAttacaacatcaaaataatgGACATGGATGTTAAATACAGtgatatacattttgttttttctttctgggaTGTGACAAATCTGATGTAGTTGAGCATAATAGTTCCACTCCAACAGCAggagtgtttttaaaaaatacattaatttcatttaatggATTTGGGCCTATTGGACCCAGGTACTACATTCTCCAAACTATTTAACTGATGGATaaccagaagaagaaattaTAATAAGGTCTTGAACAGAAATTGCAAAGTCTAAAAGCCACATAGTGAAACAGATGACTGCTAGTGAACTGATCCCAGAAAGACATTAAActtgaaaaaaatatgaatgttcACTTGGACGTGTGACCTCAGTGTGTCGTAGTATCTGATGGCAGTCTGGTACAGTGATGTCTGGAGCTGTCACCAGCtgcacttcctcctccagtggACCCAGGAGGGTCTGAAACGGGACATCTTCCAGGGAGTTCATTTTCACCAAAATGCACCAACAAATAACCTGCATCAGAAGAATCACACAAGAGTTCCTGAGTTTTAAGTTAGAAAACCAGACCTTCATAGCAACTGCGTCAATACTTACTCGTCAGGTATCCTCTCTCAGGTCCACGGCTCTCTGAAGCATTGACAGGTGTTTGGAGTAAATGACTAACACAGACACATCATGGTACGTGATAAACCTCTTCATCACTAAGCCTCTGACATCATCCGAGGAGTTGTTTACCAATAATACCTCAGACACTTGCTGTAATCCTTCCTGTCGAGGTACAGTACACATTAGTTATTAAGAGTATTTAAATATATACCCGAGTAATACTCAAAATTGTCAAAAAATAGCACTaacaatgaatatatttttaattattttatgttCACTAGTAGTTCATTaacaatatgaaatatataatttttcCTCAatcttttgtaattttttagtCAACTGCAGCTTTTTCCATCTATATTCAAAGTCACATTTCAGACAGTGTGACTTCCAGTGTGGACTTGCAGGGGGATTATGGAAACGCTGAGGTATTTGGAAACAAAGAACAGCATAATACTTTCCAGAGATTAGCAGATTACTTAAAGGTGACAACGTAGCAGGGTGGAACAACATTGTGATGTCTATtgcattcatttcctgtttcattgACCTGTTATGTGTTGACAATGTCTGagaaacaacaattaaaaatcTGTACagatatacattttatttatatatttcaaacaATCACAATAAATTTAAGATTCACAAACTTGGGAGGTGGGTTTACAGGTTCTGTAACAGACctctgaaaacagagagaagcagttTTTAAACTGTtactgaaagaaaaggaaacttAAAGCAAAGGGAGAACAGATCTAGTTTAATCTCATTTTATagcacaaacagcattttaaagtaGTACAGCAGCGTggttcagttcagtcagagagCATTAAGGTGGAGGCTTGATTACAGACATGTGTATTGAAGTACCATTTAGTAACAGGATATTACAGCACTAAAGGTGAGGCAAGTTTCCAACGCTGGGGCAcgcacaaagaaaataaaagacctGTGCTGTCCTGAGGGGTGTCTATCAAAGCAGGTTTAGAGCGTCATCCAGTCAACTGTGACAGAGATTCTGTCTGATTTGAATCTGGACAATGAAGCTTGAATGTCAGGTTTACAGATATGATTGGGTTTCATGTATCTTGGAGGATAGCTactccaaaaagaaaaaaaggatattTTATTAACACTTCAGAGTTGCCTGGCTAACCTTCTAATCCTGCTTTGTGAGACAGTCCTGCGATACAGAGGTCTGTAAGTAAACACATATACATTCCCTAAAGAGTGGGCTAGAAGAggaagcaaaacagaaaaataaccaTTCTGGCTGTTTAAAAAGGTCACCATTATTTTTCATCTGCTCCGTTTAGTGTGCTGGTGCATTACACGTCACAATGTGTTCTCCTAATTAGAGGTCTTGTCATACAAACTGCTTACAAATGCTACCTAAGCAGTGTAGCTCAACATTTACAGCCCAATTGTTTACTGTGAACACCATTATTACAAtggtggaaaagaagaaaacatcaaaatattgATGTGCTCATGGAATATTATGCCCTTATGATATAAGGCATCGCTTGACATGGTAACATCACATCTACACTTTCTCAGCGCCCCACGTGTAAGTGTACAGTATGATCCCATCATTTCCATTTGCTTCCCTTGCCATGACAGCCCATCaccacaaaaagagaaaacaaattaacTAGCTACAAATCCTTTCATGAATAAAATTGCATTATCTTTATATAGATAAAATGTTAACAATCCCCAGagattgaaatattttataaaagGTCCACCCTGCGAGTGCAACACTAGAGAATTACCATCTGATGCACGGGACCAAAGGTTGTTACACTCTCTTAACTTGTTCATCATGAAAACTCTCCTCAGTGAGAACCAGCAGCCTTCATTACCTTTACTATAATGTCCTCAGCTTGTTTGTCAGGGGCTATCATTAAACCCAGAGGTGGTATCCAAAGGTTCATAGTAATCTAATGATCGCAGAGACTGTCTTTTAGgtgaaatgagtgaaatgtgGTTCAGTTGTTAGCAGCATCCGCCTGCCGAGGCCAGTTCTCCTCCTCAATGCCCGAGTCGTATTCCTCCTCTGCAGACTCCTTGGCTGGAGCTCTGAAATTCAAATGGAAACTCCAGTTCAGGTTTCAAACCACACAACGCTGGAGACTTGCTGGGCTTAAGGAACCGGATCTCTAACATGACACACATGTAGCCCTGAGATACTGACCTGATATATCTGGGTTGTGATTTTCCTTGGACAACATCTTTGTCCAGCTCAACAGCCATGATGTCAGAGTGCGGCACCTCAAACATGGGCTCTAGAAGGAGCttttcctgatttaaaaaaaaaaaaagaggacatgtTTAATTATTGTGTTACATCAACATTACATAAAAATTCAGTTTTATACCCTTGGAAAAAATCACACACCATGATGGATCTGAGGCCACGAGCTCCAGTTTTTCTCTCCAGAGCCATCCTGGCTATGGCCCTCAAGGCATCTTGATTCACATTGAgttcacactgaaacaaaaaaaaacattgcagatCATTTTCAATTCTCAATATCCAGTCGTTCAGGTATAAACAAATAGACACATGTGGATACATTTCTCACAAACAAgttatttgggggggggggggggggggggggggcgcattGTTTCAGATGACGCTGCACAGATGAACCAggtctgacttttttttccctatcCTCCTTGTCGGAGCCAACACAGTGGTCCCTTTCAAATATATGAGGGGGCTGCATTTCTTTAACACAGTGCTTTAACATTGTGCTGTAGTACCCACTATAACAGAGCCCTTACTTTGTCCATGCTGAACAGAGCCTGGTACTGGGGAACGACAGCGTTGCGTGGCTCAGTCAAGATTCGGACTAGCGTTTCTTCATCCAGGCTGTGCAGGGGAACGACCACAGGAAGACGGCCAACAAACTCTGGGATCATTCCAAACTCAATCAGGTCCCTGGCCTCGACGTGCTTCAGCAGCCTGTCTTTCTCCTCTATCTCAGCCACCGCGTCCGTCTCACCGCTGGTGTTGGCCAAGTCTGCGGCAGCCGCTGCACGGCGCCCCTTCCCCAGGTTGGAGGGAgttccaaaacccaaatactGAAGAGTCGTGAAAACATGAGGTTCAAGTTAGAGGCAGGAATGACAACAAGCTTCGGCTGATTGTCTTCTGACAGTCGGTACATATGAGCCGTGTTAAATTTaccttttcattctttcttctgCTAATGATTCTGTCGAGTCCATTGAAGGCTCCGGATGCAACAAACAGAATGTTTGTTGTGTCTACCTGCACCGTCTCTCCTCTCAGTTTCCTGGAGTTTTTCTCAGGAACATTGACGATTGTGCCCTCCAAGAGTTTAAGCAACccctgacagacaaacaaaagtaaataacaCAAGTCTAGATCAACCAATAAAGGACAAGGGGGAAAACAGGAAAGCAGTTACAGTAAATGATTAAAATCTGCTGCTGTTAataatcatgataataataataataataaaatgctgGCAGTCAAATTATGAGATGAATGTCTATAAACAAATTGCATTAAAGTGTTATTTAGTGGAACTCGGGTTGTACACTGACCTGCTGGACTCCCTCTCCTCCTACATCTCTCAGCTGATGGATTCCAGGCACACTGCCAATCTTATCAACCTCGTCCAGAAACACAATACCTGCACAGGAAACAGAGCCAGTCTAAGTTTCACTTCTCGCAATTATGTGAGACAGTCCTAGAGTAAGCAGACATGTATACGATGTTTACTTAAGATTTCAGCTTAAACTATACTATTCACCATTCACTTTTAATCAtattaaaaaggttttatatGAAGAAAACATGTGAGACACTATGAGAACAGTTTCAGGGCAGTGGTGAGTCAACCTTAAAATGACACtgatgtttacttttttaaccTCTTCCTGCTTGCATATCTAACCAGATCAGGCCACTAACACATTCCTTTCCCATGTAAGGAATCAAAATGTGATACAAACGTGCACATTTCAACAGGTTGTAGCTGAATAATACAGTAATTGGTGGGAAAGTAAACATTCAATCTTTACAAGGGTAAAGTCCCACTGAGTGGTTTTAAAGATTGTTATGGCCTTGTTTTATAGAGTTAATATTAAACCCGTAAATTGTTCTTGGAACTGTGTTTAAGTTCATGGAGAGCAATTTGAAACCGGAGTCACATTCCTtctatgtgtacacatactcGGTGGTTCTACTATCATAACAGCACTAGTTTCAGAAACAGGGTGGTAATAAACAAAACGAGTATTTATCTTTGATTTTatgcttcatttcttttctataTCTAAGTTGTAAATCTCCAGTCAGCTGCTTGCTGCTTTCAAACAGGTATTCCTACTGTcctatactgtatgtgggcTAATAGAGGATAGAGGTCTTGTTGTCAACATGTCATGACGGTCTTACTGACATGAATTAGTTCACAACTGGTCTCAAACTCTGGATTTATGCCTTCCATTTACAACTTCCTTGTTGTTTTATCTGTCAGCTCCATATTTGTAATACTTCCTACAAAACTAACTGTAAatcaatttcagttttaatcaTCAGTTCTGTGTGTGCCCTGATGTAAGaaacaaataactgaaaacattcACATACTCCATCCTTCAAATGCATATCAGAAGGGATTTgatgttaatgtaaaaaatgtgttaTGGTAAAGGAGAAAACAGAATGGATGTTTTGTGTAATATCCTATTGCACTAATTTGTTTTGATTCtggtgttaaataaaaaaaaacccacacataTGGTATGGGTTTTCATGTGGGAAACTACACTGCTGTTAAATTTAGTCCCTCTGCCCACCTTGCTGAGCTTTCTCCACCGAGTAGTTGGCATCTTGCAGCAGTTTGGCAATAACTGACTCGATGTCTTCTCCCACGTATCCAGCTTGAGTTAGCGTAGTGCAATCGCAAATTGCAAAGGGAACGTCCAGACAACGTGCCAGTGTCTGCGCCAACAATGTTTTTCCTGTGAAAAATTTGAGGaattatgacaaaatatgttttggcAAGACAGATCCATATTTACAAATAAACTGCATATCTGATCCTAGTGTCACTGTGCGATATTACATCCTAGAACAATGTTGACACAAGACTAACCTGAGCCAGTTGGACCTAGAAGTATGATGTTGCTCTTCTCCAGtttaatgtcagtgtgtgtggagtccAGGACCTCCCCGCCCCTCCTCTCCTGAGGTGCCTGCTGACTTGCCTGTTGCTGCATGGACGCTCCCAGAGCGTTTCCATGAGGACTGATCCCTGCAATCTGCAGCAGTTCTGCAACAACATGCACAGCCACAGGGTGAACTTTTGTGAACGGAAAAGTAGGAACTGTATTTCACGAATCACTATAAAGACGCAACAGAACCCTTTGTATTTGAACTGCTGTACAATTTCAAACAGGTCATTCATTGATGGTGTATATGTCAAATTGTGCATAGTAACAGTTCCCATGTACAGGCTAAAAATACGTGTGCCCTGGTCTGTGCCAGTGTAGAGTTACTAGGTGAGGAGAGCGGGACTGAAAATAGCAAAAGTACAGATGTGAATGTAGGTCACTGGGCTAGCTTATCTTATTGTCTGGTCAGTCAAAGATAACAAGCATAACTTTattgcttcattttctgtcgtTGTTTGTACACGTGG from Enoplosus armatus isolate fEnoArm2 chromosome 6, fEnoArm2.hap1, whole genome shotgun sequence includes:
- the clpxb gene encoding ATP-dependent Clp protease ATP-binding subunit clpX-like, mitochondrial isoform X1 gives rise to the protein MSCPCTSAARLFLNTAHRGLSCSRIQLFSLSRQGSRETHLPPRVRVRSFSETAVCYASKDGTTKDSGSDGGKKSISEAKRQSGSGGSGKGGSQLRCPKCGDPCTHVETFVSSTRFVKCEKCHHFFVVLSETDSKKGLNKEPESAAEAVKLAFAQKPPPPPKKIYAYLDKFVVGQSYAKKVLAVAVYNHYKRIYNNIPAGSRQQVEVEKQPSLTPRELEMRRREDEYRFTKLLQIAGISPHGNALGASMQQQASQQAPQERRGGEVLDSTHTDIKLEKSNIILLGPTGSGKTLLAQTLARCLDVPFAICDCTTLTQAGYVGEDIESVIAKLLQDANYSVEKAQQGIVFLDEVDKIGSVPGIHQLRDVGGEGVQQGLLKLLEGTIVNVPEKNSRKLRGETVQVDTTNILFVASGAFNGLDRIISRRKNEKYLGFGTPSNLGKGRRAAAAADLANTSGETDAVAEIEEKDRLLKHVEARDLIEFGMIPEFVGRLPVVVPLHSLDEETLVRILTEPRNAVVPQYQALFSMDKCELNVNQDALRAIARMALERKTGARGLRSIMEKLLLEPMFEVPHSDIMAVELDKDVVQGKSQPRYIRAPAKESAEEEYDSGIEEENWPRQADAANN
- the LOC139287127 gene encoding ubiquitin-associated protein 1-like — encoded protein: MQVICWCILVKMNSLEDVPFQTLLGPLEEEVQLVTAPDITVPDCHQILRHTEYGFNLEKWISPGKQPARQAPSCPPYWMMFSSPQASRRAIRRSSDSWASSPRPRSHSLNSADTRWLHHRTVKFHISDSEDEDGYFEDNEGSSTEDTRHPTKSRESRPRSAAPKDPISRVKDMHLGPSAHHCKPDSPRSLRGHRGSLPSLQDCRQPLRALEQQRAQQASPLPQGQKNNKKRQRSLGCVGRKYSQNTPPARPSPCRQQQQRPSSAGPVVKNRSQKALRTGGSRGVFFDSAAELLSALSQEERELLETITERGYPLRTAILALQKTGYHSPEKILKYLVASDRLCELGYDEAQVEEALEMFQNCESKAAEFLRLLTQFNEMGFKQSAIKEVLLVHENHRERALEELMTHVA
- the clpxb gene encoding ATP-dependent Clp protease ATP-binding subunit clpX-like, mitochondrial isoform X2, coding for MSCPCTSAARLFLNTAHRGLSCSRIQLFSLSRQGSRETHLPPRVRVRSFSETAVCYASKDGTTKDSGSDGGKKSISEAKRQSGSGGSGKGGSQLRCPKCGDPCTHVETFVSSTRFVKCEKCHHFFVVLSETDSKKGLNKEPESAAEAVKLAFAQKPPPPPKKIYAYLDKFVVGQSYAKKVLAVAVYNHYKRIYNNIPAGSRQQVEVEKQPSLTPRELLQIAGISPHGNALGASMQQQASQQAPQERRGGEVLDSTHTDIKLEKSNIILLGPTGSGKTLLAQTLARCLDVPFAICDCTTLTQAGYVGEDIESVIAKLLQDANYSVEKAQQGIVFLDEVDKIGSVPGIHQLRDVGGEGVQQGLLKLLEGTIVNVPEKNSRKLRGETVQVDTTNILFVASGAFNGLDRIISRRKNEKYLGFGTPSNLGKGRRAAAAADLANTSGETDAVAEIEEKDRLLKHVEARDLIEFGMIPEFVGRLPVVVPLHSLDEETLVRILTEPRNAVVPQYQALFSMDKCELNVNQDALRAIARMALERKTGARGLRSIMEKLLLEPMFEVPHSDIMAVELDKDVVQGKSQPRYIRAPAKESAEEEYDSGIEEENWPRQADAANN